The Streptomyces sp. Alt3 genome has a segment encoding these proteins:
- a CDS encoding alkyl sulfatase C-terminal domain-containing protein, with protein MATMAECRSALDTLSDNLAGADGDVRGAADLDRSLSCHIRDLDATFTGRLANGRIKVLDTHEGPPREKAEIRLAMTGDDLVAMVGGELNFAKAWASGRVRLEAGFRDLLKLKSLL; from the coding sequence ATGGCGACCATGGCGGAGTGCCGCAGCGCACTCGACACACTTTCCGACAATCTGGCGGGGGCCGACGGCGACGTACGCGGCGCCGCCGACCTCGACCGCTCGCTGAGCTGCCACATCAGGGATCTCGACGCGACGTTCACCGGACGGCTGGCGAACGGCCGGATCAAGGTGCTGGACACGCACGAGGGCCCGCCCCGGGAGAAGGCCGAGATCCGGCTCGCGATGACCGGCGACGACCTGGTGGCCATGGTCGGCGGCGAGCTGAACTTCGCGAAGGCCTGGGCATCGGGCCGGGTGCGGCTGGAGGCGGGCTTCCGTGACCTGCTGAAGCTCAAGTCGCTCCTCTAG
- a CDS encoding FecCD family ABC transporter permease, giving the protein MKATQDTTKTVHAVRTAGGLSFRVDARALVVIALLAAAAAFAAVVLIGSGDYAMSPGQVVTTLLGDGTFQQEFIVTELRLPRVLVGLLVGAALGVGGAVFQSVSRNPLGSPDVLGFGQGSAVGALIVIVLFQGGPSEVAAGAVAGGMLTGAAVYLLAWKRGVHGYRLVLVGIGAAAMLTAAIHYLITKANLVDATRAVVWMTGSLDGRDWAQVWPLLAVCCVLIPLVLGHGRALRMIEMGDDAAHALGVRVERTRLVLLSCAVLLVAVATAAAGPIVFVSLSAPQVARRLTRAPGPNLAAAAATGAALLLVADWTAMNAFGDRQLPVGVVTGVLGGCYLLWLLVAERRAGRI; this is encoded by the coding sequence GTGAAGGCCACGCAGGACACCACGAAGACGGTCCACGCCGTACGGACGGCCGGCGGGCTCTCGTTCCGGGTGGACGCGCGGGCGCTCGTCGTGATCGCGCTGCTCGCCGCGGCGGCGGCCTTCGCCGCGGTCGTGCTGATCGGCAGCGGCGACTACGCCATGTCACCCGGACAGGTCGTCACCACCCTGCTCGGCGACGGAACGTTCCAGCAGGAGTTCATCGTCACGGAGCTACGCCTGCCCAGGGTCCTTGTCGGGCTGCTCGTCGGCGCCGCGCTCGGAGTCGGCGGCGCCGTCTTCCAGAGCGTCTCCCGCAACCCCCTCGGGAGCCCCGACGTCCTCGGCTTCGGCCAGGGCTCCGCGGTCGGCGCCCTCATCGTGATCGTGCTCTTCCAGGGCGGACCCTCCGAGGTCGCCGCGGGAGCCGTCGCCGGCGGCATGCTGACCGGCGCGGCCGTCTACCTGCTTGCCTGGAAGCGCGGGGTGCACGGCTACCGCCTCGTCCTCGTCGGCATCGGGGCCGCCGCCATGCTGACCGCCGCGATCCACTACCTGATCACCAAGGCCAACCTCGTCGACGCCACCCGCGCGGTCGTCTGGATGACGGGCTCGCTGGACGGCCGCGACTGGGCCCAGGTCTGGCCGCTGCTCGCCGTCTGCTGCGTCCTGATCCCGCTGGTCCTCGGCCACGGGCGGGCGCTGCGCATGATCGAGATGGGCGACGACGCCGCCCACGCCCTGGGCGTACGGGTGGAACGCACCCGGCTCGTCCTGCTGAGCTGCGCGGTGCTGCTCGTCGCCGTCGCGACCGCCGCTGCCGGGCCCATCGTCTTCGTCTCGCTCAGCGCCCCGCAGGTCGCCCGCCGCCTGACCAGGGCGCCGGGCCCCAACCTGGCTGCTGCCGCCGCCACGGGCGCGGCCCTGCTGCTCGTCGCCGACTGGACCGCCATGAACGCCTTCGGGGACCGCCAGCTCCCTGTGGGCGTCGTCACCGGTGTCCTCGGCGGCTGCTACCTGCTGTGGCTCCTCGTGGCCGAACGCAGGGCGGGACGCATATGA
- a CDS encoding tetratricopeptide repeat protein: MSLPKTLAEDVARNLVMVARLIDEDPEQAYAYSRIALRLASRVAAVREAAGFAAYATQKYSEALAEFRASRRMTGSVELWPVMADCERGLGRPERAMAMAGEPEVQKLDKAGQVEMRLVAAGARRDMGQIDAAIVTLQSSELASSAVHSWTPRLRYAYADALLEAGREDEAREWFGKAMEADKDGATDASDRLAELDGVEFVDALGDDDENSGDAADAEVRVTDTHDTDTHDTHEDTHDADAHEADVDDVDDEDVNDADRDEDGPAKA, translated from the coding sequence ATGAGCTTGCCGAAGACCCTTGCCGAAGACGTCGCACGGAACCTCGTCATGGTTGCCCGACTGATCGACGAGGACCCCGAGCAGGCCTACGCCTACTCGCGCATCGCCCTTCGGCTGGCGTCCCGGGTCGCCGCCGTGCGCGAGGCTGCCGGCTTCGCCGCGTATGCCACCCAGAAGTACTCCGAGGCGCTCGCCGAGTTCCGGGCGTCCCGTCGCATGACCGGTTCCGTGGAGCTGTGGCCCGTCATGGCCGACTGCGAGCGTGGCCTCGGCCGCCCCGAGCGGGCCATGGCCATGGCCGGTGAGCCCGAGGTCCAGAAGCTGGACAAGGCCGGCCAGGTCGAGATGCGTCTCGTCGCCGCCGGCGCCCGCAGGGACATGGGACAGATCGACGCCGCGATCGTGACGCTGCAGAGCTCGGAGCTGGCGTCCAGCGCCGTCCACTCCTGGACTCCGCGCCTGCGGTACGCCTACGCCGACGCTCTGCTCGAGGCGGGCCGTGAGGACGAGGCCCGTGAGTGGTTCGGGAAGGCCATGGAGGCCGACAAGGACGGTGCGACCGACGCGTCCGACCGGCTGGCCGAACTCGATGGTGTGGAGTTCGTCGACGCGCTCGGCGACGACGACGAGAACAGTGGCGACGCTGCCGATGCCGAAGTCCGTGTCACCGACACGCACGACACCGACACGCACGACACCCACGAGGACACGCACGACGCCGACGCGCATGAGGCCGACGTGGACGATGTGGACGACGAGGACGTGAACGATGCGGACCGTGACGAGGACGGGCCCGCGAAGGCCTGA
- a CDS encoding DNA-3-methyladenine glycosylase has translation MNVETLAHPAEEVAPRLLGSVLTCKTSEGTVSIAITETEAYSGAADPASHAYRGRTPRNAVMFGPAGHLYVYRSHGLHWCANVVTGTDGVASAVLIRAGRVVEGEDLARERRGEKVETARLARGPGNFCQALGITAEHNGTDLLTGIPVVLSEGESVPPALIRVGPRVGVSKAHDWQHRFYLAGDPTVSAYRLSPRAKPSG, from the coding sequence ATGAACGTCGAGACTCTCGCCCATCCTGCCGAAGAGGTGGCCCCCAGGCTGCTCGGGAGCGTCCTTACCTGCAAGACCTCCGAGGGAACCGTGAGCATCGCCATCACGGAGACCGAGGCGTACTCCGGTGCGGCCGACCCCGCCTCCCATGCTTACCGGGGCCGGACACCCCGTAACGCCGTCATGTTCGGCCCCGCAGGACACCTGTACGTCTACCGGTCCCACGGCCTCCACTGGTGTGCCAACGTCGTCACAGGGACGGACGGCGTCGCCTCGGCTGTCCTCATCCGGGCCGGCAGGGTCGTCGAGGGGGAAGACCTGGCGCGCGAGCGGCGAGGAGAGAAGGTCGAGACTGCACGCCTTGCCCGAGGCCCGGGGAACTTCTGCCAGGCGCTCGGCATCACGGCGGAGCACAACGGCACAGACCTCCTGACAGGTATCCCGGTCGTCCTGTCCGAGGGCGAGTCGGTACCTCCTGCGCTCATCCGGGTCGGTCCTCGGGTCGGCGTGAGCAAGGCCCACGACTGGCAGCACCGCTTCTACCTCGCCGGTGATCCGACGGTCTCGGCGTACCGGCTGAGCCCGAGAGCCAAACCTTCCGGCTGA
- a CDS encoding DUF1015 domain-containing protein encodes MNTSGPAVGHGLRLIPFRGLRYVPEQVGSLAAVTSPPYDVVVRPDGLHHLESADPHNIVRLILPQAGTAAERHRQAADTLKRWLAEGVLAPDPVPALYVYEQRAGDILQRGVIGALALSPASEGVVLPHEDVMDDVVEDRADLMRTAAAHLEPLLLSYAGDGGPSGATAVIERVVERLPLLTTTTEDGVDHRLWAVTDPAERAEVESDLSHRQALIADGHHRWATYLRLQQEQSAPGPWDFGLVLLVDTARYPLRVRAIHRLLHRLPVDEALRALDGLFRVRSVEGPLPRALEALGAAAEEGNAFLLTGDGGFHLVDRPDEELLARTVRADRPAAWRTLDATVLHSALLDDVWQVPDAPEHIAYIHAAEAAVEQAERHGATAVLMHPVREEVVRDLARQGVTMPRKSTSFGPKPATGLVLRSLDLD; translated from the coding sequence ATGAACACATCCGGGCCCGCCGTCGGCCATGGGCTGCGGCTGATTCCCTTCCGCGGACTGCGGTATGTCCCCGAGCAGGTCGGCAGCCTCGCGGCGGTGACCTCACCCCCGTACGACGTCGTCGTGCGGCCCGACGGTCTCCACCACCTGGAGTCCGCCGACCCGCACAACATCGTGCGGCTGATCCTCCCGCAGGCGGGCACGGCCGCCGAACGCCACAGGCAGGCCGCCGACACCCTGAAGCGCTGGCTGGCGGAGGGTGTCCTCGCCCCGGATCCGGTGCCCGCGCTCTACGTGTACGAACAGCGGGCCGGTGACATCCTTCAGCGCGGTGTGATCGGGGCCCTGGCGCTCTCCCCCGCGTCGGAGGGTGTCGTGCTACCGCACGAGGACGTCATGGACGACGTCGTGGAGGACCGCGCCGACCTGATGCGCACCGCGGCCGCCCATCTCGAGCCCCTGCTCCTCAGCTACGCGGGCGACGGCGGGCCGAGCGGCGCGACGGCGGTGATCGAGCGGGTGGTGGAGCGCCTCCCGCTCCTCACGACGACGACCGAGGACGGTGTCGACCACCGGCTCTGGGCCGTCACCGACCCCGCGGAGCGGGCGGAGGTCGAGTCCGATCTGTCCCACCGCCAGGCCCTGATCGCGGACGGCCACCACCGCTGGGCGACCTACCTGCGCCTGCAACAGGAGCAGTCCGCCCCCGGCCCCTGGGACTTCGGTCTCGTCCTGCTCGTCGACACGGCCCGCTACCCGCTGCGGGTGCGCGCGATCCACCGGCTCCTGCACCGACTGCCGGTCGACGAGGCGCTCCGAGCTCTCGACGGCCTGTTCCGCGTCCGGTCCGTCGAGGGGCCGCTGCCGCGGGCGCTCGAAGCGCTAGGGGCAGCCGCCGAGGAGGGCAACGCCTTCCTCCTCACGGGCGACGGCGGCTTCCATCTCGTCGACCGCCCGGACGAGGAACTGCTCGCCCGCACCGTCCGCGCCGACCGGCCGGCGGCCTGGCGCACCCTGGACGCGACCGTGCTGCACTCGGCGCTCCTCGACGACGTCTGGCAGGTACCCGATGCCCCGGAGCACATCGCCTACATCCACGCGGCGGAGGCGGCGGTCGAGCAGGCGGAACGGCACGGCGCCACAGCCGTGCTGATGCACCCCGTGCGTGAGGAAGTGGTACGGGACCTGGCGCGGCAGGGCGTCACGATGCCCCGTAAGTCGACCTCGTTCGGCCCCAAGCCGGCAACGGGGCTGGTGCTGCGGAGTCTGGATCTCGACTGA
- a CDS encoding DNA-3-methyladenine glycosylase, whose translation MNRTPSGPDFFDHAGETDPGSHAFRGRTARNSVMSGPPGDSYAYFTYGVSRQSA comes from the coding sequence ATGAACCGTACGCCGTCCGGGCCGGACTTCTTCGACCACGCGGGGGAGACAGACCCCGGCTCCCACGCCTTCCGTGGCCGGACGGCCCGCAACAGCGTGATGTCCGGTCCGCCGGGAGACTCGTACGCCTACTTCACCTACGGAGTGTCAAGGCAGTCAGCATGA
- a CDS encoding ABC transporter ATP-binding protein, with product MQRLTADSVTLGYDQRVIAENLSVEIPDNSFTVVVGPNACGKSTLLRALSRMLKPTGGDVLLDGQSIHRMPAKKVARTLGLLPQSSIAPDGITVADLVSRGRYPHQGLLRQWSPEDERIVKESMESTGVGGLADRYVDELSGGQRQRVWIAMALAQQTPLLLLDEPTTYLDIQHQIDVLDLCAELHETQGRTLVAVLHDLNHAARYATHLIAMRGGAVIAEGAPGDIVTAQLVEEVFGMRCQVIDDPETGTPLVVPAARRKRTGASV from the coding sequence ATGCAGCGCCTCACCGCGGACTCGGTGACCCTCGGCTACGACCAGCGGGTCATCGCCGAGAACCTCTCGGTGGAGATACCCGACAACTCCTTCACGGTCGTCGTCGGCCCCAACGCCTGCGGCAAGTCGACCCTGCTGCGCGCCCTCTCCCGGATGCTGAAGCCGACCGGCGGAGACGTCCTGCTGGACGGGCAGTCCATCCACCGGATGCCCGCGAAGAAGGTCGCCAGGACCCTGGGCCTGCTGCCGCAGTCCTCCATAGCCCCGGACGGCATCACCGTCGCCGACCTCGTCTCGCGCGGCCGCTACCCGCACCAGGGGCTGCTGCGCCAGTGGTCCCCCGAGGACGAGCGGATCGTGAAGGAGTCCATGGAGTCGACCGGTGTCGGAGGGCTCGCCGACCGCTACGTCGACGAACTGTCCGGAGGCCAGCGCCAGCGCGTCTGGATCGCCATGGCCCTCGCCCAGCAGACGCCGCTGCTGCTGCTGGACGAGCCGACGACCTATCTCGACATCCAGCACCAGATCGACGTGCTCGACCTCTGCGCCGAACTGCACGAGACGCAGGGCCGCACGCTGGTCGCCGTGCTGCACGACCTCAATCACGCCGCCCGGTACGCCACCCATCTGATAGCCATGCGCGGGGGCGCGGTCATCGCCGAGGGCGCCCCCGGCGACATCGTCACCGCGCAGCTCGTGGAAGAGGTCTTCGGGATGCGGTGCCAGGTCATCGACGACCCCGAGACGGGAACGCCGCTCGTCGTCCCCGCCGCCCGGCGGAAGCGCACCGGGGCGTCCGTCTGA
- a CDS encoding FecCD family ABC transporter permease codes for MLVESPPESSSGPPATPGTDARAGRHAARSAGLLVAVAVLVLVCLASVAIGAKALPLSEVWHGLFHYSGTNGDVLVRDVRVPRTVLGLIAGAALGLAGAVMQALTRNPLAEPGLLGVNAGAAAAVVSAITFFGVTSLTGYVWFAFGGAALVSVAVYLLGGSRSANPVRLALAGTAVTAALFGYVNAVQLLDSAALDRLRFWTVGSLASANPETVGKVWPFIALGVLLSLLIARPLNALEMGDDTARALGAHLTRTRVLAMVAVTLLCGAATAACGPIVFIGLMIPHLVRSITGPDMRWILPYAAVLAPVLLLGADVVGRVVARPSELQVGIVTALLGGPVFIHLVRRKRMAQL; via the coding sequence GTGTTGGTCGAAAGTCCCCCTGAATCGAGTTCCGGCCCCCCGGCCACGCCGGGCACGGACGCGCGCGCCGGGCGTCACGCGGCGAGATCGGCCGGTCTGCTGGTCGCCGTGGCGGTGCTGGTGCTGGTGTGCCTCGCGAGTGTCGCGATCGGCGCCAAGGCCCTTCCCCTCTCCGAGGTGTGGCACGGCCTGTTCCACTACTCCGGAACCAACGGTGACGTCCTCGTACGCGATGTGCGGGTCCCGCGCACCGTGCTCGGGCTGATCGCCGGGGCGGCGCTCGGGCTGGCCGGCGCGGTGATGCAGGCGCTGACCCGCAATCCGCTCGCCGAGCCCGGTCTGCTGGGTGTCAACGCGGGCGCGGCTGCGGCGGTCGTCTCCGCCATCACCTTCTTCGGGGTCACGTCCCTGACCGGATACGTCTGGTTCGCCTTCGGTGGCGCCGCGCTCGTGTCCGTCGCGGTGTACCTGCTCGGCGGCAGCCGGTCCGCGAACCCCGTGCGCCTCGCGCTCGCCGGTACGGCGGTCACCGCGGCACTGTTCGGCTACGTCAACGCCGTGCAGCTGCTGGACTCCGCGGCACTGGACCGGCTGCGCTTCTGGACCGTCGGATCGCTCGCCTCGGCGAACCCGGAGACCGTCGGCAAGGTGTGGCCGTTCATCGCGCTCGGAGTGCTGCTGTCCCTGCTCATCGCCAGGCCGCTCAACGCGCTGGAGATGGGCGACGACACGGCCAGGGCGCTCGGCGCGCACCTGACCCGCACCCGCGTTCTCGCGATGGTCGCCGTCACCCTGCTCTGCGGGGCGGCGACCGCCGCGTGCGGGCCGATCGTCTTCATCGGGCTGATGATCCCGCACCTGGTCCGGTCGATCACGGGCCCGGACATGCGGTGGATCCTGCCCTACGCCGCGGTGCTGGCGCCCGTGCTGCTGCTCGGCGCCGACGTGGTGGGCAGAGTCGTCGCCCGCCCCTCCGAGCTGCAGGTCGGCATCGTCACCGCGCTGCTGGGCGGGCCCGTGTTCATCCATCTCGTACGCCGCAAGAGGATGGCCCAGCTGTGA
- a CDS encoding HAD hydrolase-like protein, producing the protein MSQQYRSRPLGSDVALSEAYDTALLDLDGVVYAGGHAIVHAVESLGTAREGGMHLAYVTNNALRTPDAVAEHLTELGVPADATDVITSAQAVARLMADQLPSGARVLVVGGEGLRVALRERGLVPVESADDDPVAVAQGFGGPDLPWGRFAEAAYAISRGAVWFASNTDLTIPGARGIAPGNGAAVEVVRIATGAEPQVAGKPLPPMHRETVLRTGAKRPLVVGDRLDTDIEGAFNGGVDSLLVLTGVTDAAQLIAAEPRYRPTYVDRDLRGLLTGQPEVAEEGDGFRCGGWTAGVRGDALVLDGEGDAIDGLRALCAAAWTHAGEGACGLDARKAVAGLGL; encoded by the coding sequence ATGAGTCAGCAGTACAGGTCCCGGCCGCTGGGGAGCGACGTCGCGCTGAGCGAGGCGTACGACACGGCTCTGCTCGACCTCGACGGAGTGGTGTACGCCGGTGGGCACGCGATCGTCCACGCCGTCGAATCGCTGGGCACGGCCCGAGAGGGCGGCATGCATCTGGCGTACGTGACCAACAACGCACTGCGTACCCCGGACGCGGTGGCCGAGCACCTGACGGAGCTCGGGGTCCCTGCGGACGCGACCGATGTGATCACGTCCGCGCAGGCGGTGGCCCGGTTGATGGCCGATCAGCTGCCCTCCGGGGCCCGGGTCCTGGTGGTCGGCGGCGAGGGGCTACGGGTCGCGCTGCGCGAGCGCGGCCTGGTGCCGGTGGAGTCGGCGGACGACGACCCGGTAGCCGTGGCGCAGGGGTTCGGCGGGCCCGACCTCCCGTGGGGCCGGTTCGCCGAAGCCGCGTACGCGATCTCGCGCGGAGCCGTGTGGTTCGCGTCCAACACCGACCTGACGATCCCGGGCGCCCGGGGTATCGCGCCCGGCAACGGTGCGGCCGTCGAGGTCGTACGCATCGCGACCGGGGCCGAACCGCAGGTTGCCGGCAAGCCGCTGCCGCCGATGCACCGGGAGACCGTGCTGCGGACGGGAGCGAAGCGGCCCCTGGTCGTCGGGGACCGGCTGGACACCGACATCGAGGGCGCGTTCAACGGCGGCGTCGACTCGCTGCTCGTCCTCACCGGTGTGACCGACGCGGCGCAGCTGATCGCGGCCGAACCCAGGTACCGCCCGACCTACGTGGACCGGGACCTGCGGGGACTGCTCACCGGGCAGCCCGAGGTGGCGGAGGAGGGCGACGGGTTCCGCTGCGGAGGCTGGACGGCGGGGGTGCGTGGTGACGCTCTCGTACTGGACGGCGAGGGTGACGCGATCGACGGGCTGCGGGCCCTGTGCGCCGCGGCCTGGACACACGCGGGTGAGGGCGCGTGCGGCCTGGACGCGCGGAAGGCCGTGGCCGGGCTCGGCCTGTAG